One genomic segment of Brevibacillus laterosporus LMG 15441 includes these proteins:
- a CDS encoding helix-turn-helix domain-containing protein encodes MTLPIELIGNKIRAVRKEKGYTLEVMASKTGLSKGLLSQVERGISQPSLESLWRITKALEAPLIHFFEDVEQSHIHVVRKDKRRLMVFPDSTGTYSLLSGGGASKLAVMEVRLQPGEQAKDVFVSHEGEECLVVIEGQLQVKLTEDEYQLETGDSIYFDKAQLHTVANVSDALTVAIWSVSSPRF; translated from the coding sequence ATGACGTTACCCATAGAGCTAATTGGAAACAAAATTAGGGCTGTTCGTAAGGAAAAAGGATATACCTTGGAAGTTATGGCCTCAAAAACTGGTTTAAGCAAAGGCTTATTAAGTCAAGTAGAAAGAGGAATCTCTCAACCATCTTTGGAATCTTTATGGCGTATTACGAAAGCGCTTGAAGCGCCGCTCATTCACTTTTTTGAGGATGTGGAGCAAAGTCATATTCACGTGGTACGTAAGGATAAGCGCAGACTTATGGTGTTTCCTGATTCCACTGGTACGTATTCGTTGTTATCAGGAGGCGGTGCTTCTAAGCTCGCTGTCATGGAGGTGCGGCTACAGCCTGGAGAGCAGGCGAAGGATGTCTTTGTCTCTCATGAGGGAGAAGAGTGTCTAGTCGTAATCGAAGGTCAGTTGCAGGTCAAATTGACAGAGGATGAGTATCAATTAGAAACAGGTGACAGCATCTATTTTGACAAGGCACAATTGCATACGGTTGCAAACGTGAGTGATGCGCTTACCGTTGCTATTTGGTCTGTCTCTTCGCCTCGGTTTTAA
- a CDS encoding DUF3397 family protein has translation MLFLFKNFWGVLTIFPFVAFIITFFTVFFWKKQQKKAFAWSVNITNIFLVVSVAQIYKGLWPEAVSAWILILLFLLGLAGMLFYLQMKVRGRVSWKKIGSATWRISFILFMFTYFCLFSTGIYKTMQAAHVGLSIM, from the coding sequence TTGCTCTTTCTCTTTAAAAATTTTTGGGGCGTATTAACAATTTTTCCTTTCGTAGCTTTCATAATCACGTTCTTCACAGTATTTTTTTGGAAAAAACAGCAAAAAAAAGCTTTTGCTTGGTCTGTGAATATTACGAATATTTTTTTAGTTGTTTCGGTCGCTCAGATCTATAAAGGGTTATGGCCTGAAGCGGTTTCTGCTTGGATACTAATTCTATTGTTTCTTCTTGGCTTGGCAGGAATGCTGTTCTATCTACAAATGAAGGTGCGCGGAAGGGTGTCGTGGAAGAAAATAGGTTCTGCTACCTGGCGAATCTCCTTTATTTTGTTCATGTTTACCTATTTCTGTCTTTTTTCAACCGGCATCTATAAAACGATGCAGGCCGCGCATGTTGGTTTGTCTATCATGTAA
- a CDS encoding ketopantoate reductase family protein → MNIAIIGGGSVGLLLAARLCLAGSQVQVITRTRQQADELTKHGLLLHSLQGEQKRIHIQAVSMEGDLPKADLYVLAVKQTSLTEVLPVLRKIDPSARVLAVQNGMGHDDHLKEVLALNQIYFGVHTEGARRHSYTEVEHTGKGTWQVGSIIGQEQKALPLDPVIEAFLSVGEIAGLAIKYVSDIYGVMWRKLMANAVINPLTTLFEIPNGALLESTETMVLMKRLFVEAKEVASLHGQKIDESSWQEIVQICRNTSRNYSSMLQDLLNCRPLEIEAINGYIVKQGRELQIATPHQEAVYKATLLKAGLMAQRG, encoded by the coding sequence ATGAATATCGCAATCATTGGTGGCGGGTCTGTAGGATTATTGTTGGCTGCCAGATTGTGTCTAGCAGGTTCACAGGTGCAGGTAATCACACGTACGCGACAGCAAGCGGATGAACTAACAAAGCACGGTCTACTATTGCACTCTTTACAAGGCGAACAGAAACGAATTCACATACAAGCCGTCTCGATGGAGGGTGACCTTCCGAAAGCTGATCTCTATGTGTTAGCGGTCAAACAGACAAGTCTTACTGAAGTATTGCCTGTTTTACGTAAAATTGATCCAAGTGCACGCGTCCTTGCTGTGCAAAACGGTATGGGTCACGACGATCATCTGAAGGAGGTGCTAGCTCTTAACCAGATTTATTTTGGTGTTCATACGGAAGGGGCTCGACGACACTCTTACACGGAGGTAGAGCATACGGGTAAGGGGACGTGGCAGGTAGGTTCAATAATTGGACAAGAACAAAAGGCTCTTCCCTTAGATCCAGTAATCGAAGCATTCCTGTCTGTGGGAGAGATAGCTGGGCTTGCCATCAAGTATGTTTCTGACATTTATGGGGTGATGTGGCGAAAATTAATGGCGAATGCTGTTATTAATCCACTCACAACTCTATTTGAAATTCCGAACGGTGCGTTGCTCGAATCTACAGAGACGATGGTTCTTATGAAAAGGCTATTCGTAGAGGCAAAAGAAGTCGCATCCTTACACGGGCAAAAAATTGACGAATCAAGTTGGCAGGAAATTGTACAAATTTGCCGAAATACATCCAGAAATTATTCTTCGATGCTACAGGACCTGCTGAACTGTCGTCCATTGGAGATTGAAGCAATCAATGGCTATATTGTAAAGCAAGGAAGAGAGCTTCAAATAGCAACACCACACCAGGAGGCAGTATACAAAGCTACTCTCCTCAAAGCAGGCTTGATGGCCCAAAGGGGATAA
- a CDS encoding TIGR00266 family protein yields MEYHIMGSTMQALQFNLQPGERLFTESGSMIWMSENIKMDTSFKGGMLKSLGRAFSGESLTFTFFEALHTPGMIAFAPAAPGKIIPVTIHPGNEIIAQKHAFLVGTENIDVSIHFQKKLGTGFFGGEGFIMQRLSGRGMVFLEIDGEVAEMNLQHGEVIKVDTAHVAAYESSVDMSIERVKGIKNIIFGGEGLFLTTLRGPGKIWLQTMTIAGLAGKIAANMGKSGNGGMINGIGDLFKD; encoded by the coding sequence ATGGAATATCATATTATGGGTTCTACCATGCAGGCTCTCCAATTCAACCTGCAACCCGGTGAGCGATTGTTTACTGAATCGGGTTCTATGATTTGGATGAGCGAAAATATAAAAATGGACACCAGCTTTAAGGGTGGCATGCTCAAATCTCTTGGACGCGCCTTCTCTGGAGAATCATTAACATTCACATTTTTTGAAGCCTTACATACGCCAGGAATGATTGCCTTTGCACCTGCAGCTCCCGGCAAAATAATTCCCGTAACCATTCATCCTGGAAACGAGATTATCGCCCAAAAGCATGCCTTTTTGGTAGGAACAGAAAACATTGATGTCTCCATTCATTTTCAAAAGAAATTAGGCACAGGCTTTTTTGGTGGCGAAGGCTTCATCATGCAGCGTCTAAGCGGTCGCGGAATGGTCTTTTTAGAGATAGACGGTGAAGTAGCTGAGATGAATCTACAGCATGGGGAAGTCATAAAGGTGGACACAGCCCATGTTGCAGCCTACGAATCCTCTGTAGATATGAGTATCGAACGTGTAAAAGGCATTAAAAATATCATTTTTGGCGGAGAAGGTTTATTTTTAACAACCTTGCGTGGCCCAGGTAAAATTTGGCTACAAACTATGACTATCGCCGGATTGGCAGGTAAAATTGCAGCTAACATGGGAAAGTCCGGTAACGGCGGGATGATTAACGGAATTGGAGATTTATTTAAGGATTAA
- a CDS encoding acyl-CoA carboxylase subunit beta encodes MSQSIEELLRQRMEQIKQGGDQKYHDKQKEQGKLFVRDRLNLLFDEGEYTLEDGLFANYKAGNLPADGVVTAIGKVNGQTVCVMANDSTVKAGSWGFRTVEKIIRIQETAEKLCVPLLYLVDSAGARITDQLEMFPGRRGAGRIFYNQVKLSGKIPQVCILFGPSAAGGAYIPAFCDIVIMVENNASMYLGSPRMAEMVIGQKVSLEELGGARMHCSVSGCGDVLAANEQEAIASARRYLSFFPSHYQELPPAVQAKSPVETAKDINALIPENQNAPFNMYDLIDTLVDDGSFFEIKKLFAQELITGLAHLNGKPVGIIANQPRVKGGVLFVDSADKAARFVTLCDAFHIPLLFLADVPGFMIGTAVERAGIIRHGAKMISAMAEATVPKISVIVRKAYGAGLYAMASSAFEPDATLALPHAQIAVMGPEAAVNAVYSNKIQAMDDPQERQAFIMEKRQEYQEDIDIYLLASELIVDAIIEPSQLRNELIWRFDAYQSKQQTFTNRKHPVYPV; translated from the coding sequence ATGAGCCAATCAATCGAAGAGCTATTGCGGCAACGGATGGAGCAAATAAAACAAGGCGGGGATCAAAAATATCATGACAAGCAAAAGGAACAGGGTAAGCTGTTTGTGCGTGATCGTCTGAATTTATTGTTTGATGAAGGGGAATATACGCTGGAGGATGGCTTGTTTGCGAACTATAAGGCAGGCAATCTACCTGCGGATGGAGTCGTTACCGCCATTGGTAAAGTAAACGGACAAACCGTATGCGTTATGGCTAACGATTCCACAGTGAAAGCAGGATCATGGGGCTTTAGAACAGTAGAAAAGATTATTCGTATTCAAGAGACAGCAGAAAAGCTGTGTGTGCCATTGCTATATTTGGTGGATTCCGCGGGAGCACGAATTACAGACCAGCTGGAAATGTTCCCAGGTCGTCGTGGAGCAGGGCGAATTTTTTATAATCAGGTAAAATTATCTGGAAAAATCCCGCAAGTATGCATTTTATTTGGTCCCTCTGCCGCAGGCGGGGCCTATATCCCAGCCTTTTGTGATATTGTGATTATGGTGGAAAACAATGCAAGTATGTACTTAGGGTCTCCGCGGATGGCAGAGATGGTTATTGGTCAAAAAGTTTCGCTAGAAGAATTAGGTGGGGCACGAATGCATTGTAGCGTAAGTGGCTGTGGTGATGTTCTGGCTGCTAACGAACAAGAAGCCATTGCATCAGCCCGCCGTTACCTGAGCTTTTTCCCGTCCCATTATCAAGAGCTACCACCGGCGGTACAAGCAAAATCTCCAGTGGAGACGGCAAAGGATATCAATGCACTCATACCGGAAAATCAGAATGCACCCTTTAACATGTATGATTTAATTGATACCTTAGTAGATGATGGATCGTTTTTTGAAATAAAGAAGTTATTTGCACAAGAGCTGATCACCGGTTTAGCCCATCTTAATGGCAAACCAGTAGGCATTATTGCCAATCAACCGCGTGTCAAAGGTGGCGTTTTATTTGTCGATTCAGCAGATAAAGCGGCTCGCTTTGTGACCCTGTGCGATGCATTCCATATACCTCTTCTGTTCCTTGCAGATGTGCCAGGCTTTATGATCGGAACAGCGGTTGAGCGGGCTGGCATTATTCGTCATGGAGCTAAAATGATTTCGGCAATGGCAGAAGCTACTGTACCTAAGATATCCGTAATTGTAAGAAAAGCATACGGGGCAGGTCTATATGCAATGGCTAGCTCTGCATTTGAACCGGATGCGACCCTCGCATTACCTCATGCTCAAATTGCGGTGATGGGGCCAGAGGCGGCTGTGAATGCCGTATATAGCAATAAGATTCAAGCAATGGATGATCCACAGGAGCGACAGGCGTTTATTATGGAAAAGCGTCAAGAATATCAAGAAGATATTGACATTTACTTGCTTGCTTCAGAATTGATTGTGGATGCCATTATTGAACCATCTCAGCTAAGAAATGAGTTAATCTGGCGGTTTGATGCTTACCAAAGTAAACAGCAAACCTTTACCAATCGTAAACATCCGGTTTATCCAGTGTAA
- a CDS encoding enoyl-CoA hydratase-related protein, which yields MTIQLEKQGQVGILTIQRPEVYNCLNLVTLERLQRLLLEVSTDTDIRVVIITGAGDKAFCSGADLKERKTMQQSQVQQYIRTIRDVFTQVERLSVPVIAAINGIAFGGGLELALACDLRVMSETAQTGLTETSLGIIPGAGGTQRLPRLIGKGRAKELILTARRIGAKEALEIGLVNQIVPANQVLEASLSLAQQIALNAPLALAQAKWAIDYGMEVDMATGLALESNAYQILVPTKDRLEGLAAFAEKRKPVYRGE from the coding sequence ATGACTATTCAGCTTGAAAAACAAGGTCAGGTGGGGATCCTTACCATTCAACGTCCAGAGGTGTACAATTGCTTAAATCTGGTGACGTTAGAACGATTGCAGCGTCTACTGCTGGAAGTATCGACGGATACGGATATACGCGTTGTAATCATCACGGGTGCTGGGGATAAAGCATTTTGCTCAGGAGCTGATCTGAAAGAGCGCAAAACGATGCAGCAATCCCAGGTTCAGCAGTATATTCGTACGATTCGTGACGTATTTACCCAAGTTGAACGTTTATCCGTACCTGTAATTGCGGCCATTAATGGAATTGCGTTTGGGGGCGGCTTAGAGCTTGCTCTTGCTTGCGATCTGCGGGTTATGAGCGAGACAGCGCAAACAGGCTTAACGGAAACATCTTTAGGCATTATTCCAGGAGCCGGGGGGACACAGAGACTACCAAGGCTGATTGGAAAAGGAAGGGCGAAGGAATTAATTTTGACAGCACGACGCATCGGGGCCAAGGAAGCACTAGAAATTGGCTTGGTTAATCAAATTGTTCCAGCAAATCAGGTGCTTGAGGCTTCCCTTTCTTTAGCTCAACAAATCGCGTTAAACGCGCCACTCGCCCTCGCTCAGGCTAAATGGGCGATTGATTATGGCATGGAGGTGGATATGGCCACAGGATTAGCTCTAGAGAGCAATGCTTACCAAATCCTTGTGCCAACGAAGGACCGCCTTGAAGGACTTGCAGCTTTTGCAGAAAAACGCAAACCCGTATATCGAGGGGAATAA
- a CDS encoding hydroxymethylglutaryl-CoA lyase: MQITVYEVGPRDGLQNEEALISTAHKIELITKLTQAGIRHIEATSLVHPKWIPQLSDATEVIAGVPRFDDVHYSVLTPNLKGLQRIAANQVDEVAIFMSASEAHNLKNINKTRADTYPVLAEVAQEAQRMGLRVRGYISTVFGCPYDGEVSLTESMRVVERLLAMGVYQLSIGDTIGVATPRQVQEVFAAFEKEWGATWFAGHFHDTRGTGLANVVAALHHGISTFDSSIGGLGGCPYAPGAAGNISTEDVVYLLHGMGYETGIQLDKLVEAGQFIQRIVGRELPSKVLKTAAG, encoded by the coding sequence ATGCAGATTACGGTGTATGAAGTAGGACCGAGAGACGGATTACAAAATGAAGAAGCGCTCATCAGTACTGCACATAAAATCGAGCTGATTACAAAGCTGACTCAAGCGGGAATTCGCCATATCGAAGCTACCTCGCTTGTGCATCCAAAATGGATTCCGCAATTGTCTGATGCTACCGAGGTGATTGCTGGTGTCCCCCGATTCGATGATGTTCACTATAGTGTGCTGACTCCCAATCTCAAGGGGCTACAGCGAATCGCTGCGAATCAGGTGGATGAAGTAGCAATCTTCATGTCCGCAAGTGAAGCCCACAATCTCAAGAATATTAATAAAACACGAGCGGATACCTATCCTGTCTTAGCGGAGGTGGCGCAAGAGGCACAGCGGATGGGACTACGCGTCCGCGGCTATATTTCAACAGTGTTTGGATGTCCTTATGACGGGGAGGTTTCTTTGACAGAAAGTATGCGAGTCGTGGAAAGGCTTCTTGCTATGGGAGTGTATCAGCTATCCATCGGAGATACGATTGGTGTTGCAACACCGCGTCAGGTGCAGGAGGTATTTGCAGCTTTTGAAAAAGAGTGGGGAGCTACTTGGTTTGCTGGTCACTTTCACGATACACGGGGAACGGGTCTGGCTAATGTAGTAGCGGCCCTGCACCATGGAATTAGTACATTTGATAGCTCAATAGGTGGCTTAGGGGGATGTCCCTATGCTCCCGGAGCCGCAGGCAATATTTCCACAGAAGATGTTGTGTACTTATTGCATGGAATGGGTTATGAGACGGGGATTCAATTAGATAAGCTGGTAGAAGCCGGTCAATTTATTCAAAGAATAGTAGGTAGAGAATTACCATCCAAAGTCTTAAAGACGGCAGCAGGATGA
- a CDS encoding acetyl-CoA carboxylase biotin carboxyl carrier protein subunit, whose product MKQVTASMAGTVIQLLAQAGAEVSAGADVVMLESMKMEVPIQTESAGKVASVKVNVGDFVNEGDVLLELE is encoded by the coding sequence ATGAAACAAGTAACTGCAAGTATGGCGGGGACTGTTATTCAATTATTGGCCCAAGCAGGAGCAGAGGTAAGTGCGGGAGCAGATGTTGTTATGCTCGAATCCATGAAAATGGAAGTGCCTATCCAAACGGAGTCTGCCGGGAAAGTAGCGTCGGTTAAGGTCAATGTAGGAGACTTTGTTAATGAGGGAGACGTCCTTTTGGAGCTAGAATAA
- a CDS encoding acetyl-CoA carboxylase biotin carboxylase subunit — protein MNKICIANRGEIARRIIRTLKQMGIATVAVYSDADQDALFVKEADEAIRIGPPPVPQSYLNMEAVIKAAKEAGADAIHPGYGLLSENSEFAKRCEQEGLLFIGPSPSVIEQMGDKVNARQLMRRAGVPVVPGIEDHLETAEDAVRLAASIGYPLMLKASAGGGGIGMQVCHSDDEMRQAFLSAKGRAKAYFGNDTMFLERYIEQPHHIEVQILADQQGTTLHLLERECSIQRRHQKVVEESPSPFLDEKTRASVCAMAITAAEAVGYTGAGTVEFIMDGERNFYFLEMNTRLQVEHPVTEEMIGIDLVEWQIRIARGEALSFTQDEVKAKRHAIELRVYAEDPATFFPSPGTITAYEIPQMESVRIDDAVQAGTIVTPFYDPMIAKLIVSGETREQAVLLAQKAVESYKIEGVKSNLPFLQDVLAQPAFQKGCYDTQFIQQMREPKGV, from the coding sequence GTGAACAAAATTTGTATTGCCAATCGGGGGGAAATTGCAAGGCGAATCATTCGTACCCTCAAACAGATGGGAATAGCAACCGTAGCTGTATATTCAGATGCTGATCAAGATGCTTTATTCGTCAAAGAAGCGGATGAAGCCATTCGGATTGGACCACCGCCAGTACCACAGAGCTATTTGAATATGGAGGCTGTAATCAAGGCCGCTAAGGAAGCAGGTGCGGATGCTATCCATCCTGGCTATGGATTACTCTCTGAAAATAGTGAGTTTGCAAAGCGATGTGAACAGGAGGGCTTGCTCTTTATTGGGCCATCTCCGTCTGTTATCGAGCAAATGGGAGATAAGGTAAACGCCAGGCAGCTCATGCGTAGAGCGGGGGTGCCTGTTGTTCCCGGGATTGAAGATCATCTGGAAACCGCAGAGGATGCTGTGCGATTAGCGGCATCCATTGGATATCCGCTTATGCTCAAAGCAAGCGCTGGAGGCGGAGGTATAGGCATGCAGGTGTGCCACAGCGATGATGAAATGCGTCAGGCATTCCTTTCCGCTAAAGGAAGAGCAAAAGCTTACTTTGGAAATGATACGATGTTTTTGGAACGTTATATCGAGCAACCGCATCACATTGAAGTACAAATCCTAGCAGATCAGCAGGGAACAACATTACATTTGCTGGAGCGTGAATGCTCTATTCAACGACGGCATCAGAAGGTTGTGGAAGAAAGTCCGTCCCCATTTTTAGATGAAAAAACGCGAGCTAGCGTGTGTGCTATGGCCATAACAGCAGCCGAGGCGGTTGGATATACTGGTGCGGGGACTGTTGAGTTTATTATGGATGGGGAGCGCAATTTTTACTTTCTAGAAATGAACACTCGTTTGCAAGTGGAGCATCCCGTAACAGAAGAAATGATCGGGATTGACTTAGTTGAATGGCAAATCCGCATTGCACGGGGTGAAGCGTTATCCTTTACTCAGGATGAGGTCAAGGCAAAACGACATGCCATAGAATTGCGAGTTTATGCTGAAGATCCTGCTACCTTTTTTCCATCACCAGGTACGATAACGGCTTATGAAATACCGCAGATGGAAAGCGTTCGCATTGATGATGCAGTGCAGGCTGGTACGATCGTGACGCCGTTTTATGATCCGATGATCGCTAAGCTGATTGTATCAGGGGAGACACGAGAACAAGCAGTTTTACTAGCGCAGAAGGCGGTTGAGAGCTATAAAATTGAAGGGGTAAAGAGCAACCTGCCTTTTTTACAGGATGTTTTAGCACAACCAGCTTTCCAAAAGGGGTGCTACGACACCCAATTTATCCAACAAATGAGAGAACCTAAAGGAGTGTAA
- a CDS encoding N-acetyltransferase, with translation MYEVVRLHINYKTLEEFQKFREFGLEELSMKEDLQANIIENDSESPFYGIYHEDRLVARMSLYKIDAKYDRYFQPKQDYYELWKLEVLPEYRNKNYGTALVNHAKSFCLPIKTNSRCRADQFWTKMGFFPVKYNPVRDRGENPYVWLPTTVGLQD, from the coding sequence ATGTATGAAGTAGTACGCTTGCACATTAATTACAAAACATTGGAAGAGTTCCAAAAATTCCGTGAGTTTGGACTTGAAGAGCTATCCATGAAAGAAGATTTGCAAGCCAATATTATCGAAAACGACTCTGAATCTCCCTTCTACGGGATTTATCATGAAGATCGTTTAGTTGCCCGGATGAGTCTATACAAAATTGATGCCAAGTATGATCGTTATTTTCAACCAAAACAAGATTATTATGAACTATGGAAGCTAGAGGTATTACCTGAATATCGCAACAAAAATTATGGGACTGCATTAGTTAACCATGCCAAGAGCTTTTGTTTGCCGATAAAAACAAATTCCCGCTGTAGAGCAGATCAATTCTGGACAAAAATGGGGTTCTTCCCTGTGAAATATAATCCGGTTCGAGATAGAGGAGAGAATCCCTACGTTTGGTTACCAACTACGGTAGGTTTGCAAGACTAA
- a CDS encoding RsfA family transcriptional regulator: MVASRQDAWTEDDDLVLAEVTLRHIREGGTQLAAFEEVGQRLGRTSAACGFRWNSTVRKQYDAAISIAKAQRQQMKKLGRIQPEIRLDNKISSEPIESSVPESREKQKSEPVMDSIISQQLHHHESIAQAQESKPSVAMPIPTFTHAIETSRVIGEEQQVESAIRLLQGYKDVVRRCKQFERELEQREREIKDLKEQNVQLRKNLEDHIGVNNDYKALLQIMDRARRLAFLKEEESSKPVFKMDSNGNLERIE, encoded by the coding sequence ATGGTAGCTTCAAGACAAGATGCTTGGACGGAAGATGATGATCTGGTACTCGCAGAGGTAACGCTTCGCCATATACGCGAGGGTGGTACCCAGTTGGCAGCTTTTGAAGAGGTAGGTCAGCGGCTAGGGCGGACCTCCGCCGCCTGCGGGTTTCGTTGGAATAGCACTGTACGCAAGCAGTATGATGCTGCGATCTCTATTGCGAAGGCGCAGCGTCAGCAAATGAAAAAGCTGGGACGAATCCAGCCTGAAATTCGTTTGGATAACAAGATTTCAAGTGAACCCATAGAAAGTAGTGTACCTGAGTCTCGTGAAAAGCAAAAAAGTGAGCCGGTGATGGATTCAATTATTTCTCAACAGTTGCATCATCATGAAAGCATTGCACAAGCTCAGGAAAGCAAGCCATCTGTGGCAATGCCTATACCTACATTCACCCATGCTATAGAAACGTCCAGAGTAATAGGCGAGGAACAGCAGGTGGAATCAGCTATTAGGCTGTTGCAGGGGTATAAAGATGTTGTACGCAGATGTAAGCAATTCGAACGAGAATTAGAACAGCGTGAGCGAGAAATAAAAGATTTAAAAGAGCAAAATGTGCAGCTAAGAAAAAATTTAGAGGATCATATTGGGGTAAACAACGATTATAAAGCGTTGCTGCAAATTATGGATCGTGCAAGACGATTGGCCTTTTTAAAAGAAGAGGAAAGCTCTAAGCCAGTCTTTAAAATGGATTCAAATGGCAATCTAGAACGGATTGAATAA
- a CDS encoding enoyl-CoA hydratase/isomerase family protein, producing MNLLKKSLILPKYEGETGFRNKLVHTTMEAVAKGVFVMYQNILVHKQNGIAEIICNRPHVRNALSLEMMEELQDALTSCETDDSIKVILFTGEGSAFVSGGDLRQFGAVKGEDSLPLLQKAEQLLTRIDLFRKPTIAMVNGPAIGGGAEFACACHFRFMSELAVFRFVQITMHISTGFGGGSRLFAKMPESIALRLLLTGEKLGPEEALQIGLVEGVYQADELREKTLEFAAAIAKQPLKSISAYMNMLTWKKKGASLQESIQMELEQCATLWGNEKHLQYISSFFRKGE from the coding sequence ATGAATTTGTTAAAAAAATCATTGATTCTACCTAAATATGAAGGGGAAACGGGTTTTCGCAACAAGCTTGTCCATACTACAATGGAAGCAGTTGCGAAGGGAGTGTTTGTCATGTACCAAAACATCTTAGTACATAAACAGAATGGTATCGCTGAGATTATCTGCAATCGCCCACATGTACGTAATGCTTTAAGCCTAGAGATGATGGAGGAATTGCAGGATGCTCTTACGAGTTGTGAAACAGATGATTCTATAAAAGTGATTCTGTTTACTGGAGAAGGCAGTGCATTTGTATCTGGCGGTGATTTACGTCAGTTTGGAGCTGTTAAGGGAGAAGATTCCCTGCCTTTATTACAGAAAGCGGAACAATTATTGACCAGAATAGATTTATTTCGAAAGCCAACCATTGCGATGGTAAATGGTCCAGCTATCGGTGGCGGAGCTGAATTTGCCTGCGCTTGCCATTTTCGTTTCATGAGTGAGCTGGCTGTTTTTCGCTTTGTGCAAATTACGATGCATATTTCTACGGGCTTTGGGGGTGGTAGTCGTCTTTTTGCGAAAATGCCAGAATCTATTGCGTTGCGTTTGCTGCTAACAGGAGAGAAGCTGGGGCCTGAGGAAGCTTTGCAAATAGGATTAGTGGAAGGCGTATATCAGGCGGACGAACTAAGAGAGAAGACATTGGAATTCGCCGCGGCGATTGCTAAGCAGCCCTTGAAGAGTATTTCAGCTTATATGAACATGCTAACTTGGAAGAAGAAAGGCGCGTCATTACAAGAATCGATTCAAATGGAGCTTGAACAATGTGCGACGTTATGGGGCAACGAAAAACATCTTCAGTATATAAGTTCATTCTTTCGTAAAGGCGAATAG
- a CDS encoding Spx/MgsR family RNA polymerase-binding regulatory protein, which translates to MATAMKDANLGTLTFFTYPSCTSCRKAKAWLAENGVNYEERHLFKNPPSVRELLEIAKMTSSGLDELLSTRSQKFKDLDMDINDMTVSELLEMLSEDPALLKRPILTDGEHLIVGYNQSAMKEFFL; encoded by the coding sequence ATGGCAACAGCTATGAAAGATGCAAATCTCGGTACGTTGACTTTTTTTACATATCCGAGCTGCACATCCTGTCGTAAAGCGAAAGCGTGGTTGGCTGAAAACGGAGTGAATTACGAAGAACGTCACCTGTTCAAAAACCCACCAAGCGTGCGCGAGCTTTTGGAAATAGCTAAGATGACGTCAAGCGGTCTGGATGAATTGTTATCAACTCGCAGTCAGAAATTCAAAGATTTAGACATGGATATTAACGATATGACCGTATCTGAACTATTAGAAATGTTGAGTGAAGATCCTGCCTTATTGAAGCGTCCTATTTTAACAGATGGTGAACATCTAATTGTTGGCTACAATCAATCAGCTATGAAAGAATTTTTTCTATAA